From one Methylovirgula sp. HY1 genomic stretch:
- a CDS encoding glycosyltransferase — translation MTNEMSDAVTRRRSFYEGYPVSIEDLNFLFSKEIEPLFWFPDRLGRKSAWWGHVPFASWLTAVSKPRVLVELGAHDGVSYAAFCEAVLKSQNETRCYAFDGSASEMSGRSNGTAFDKLEEFHDRRYAAFSHLLPMKSGEACKCFEPGTIDLLHIGDCPSYDVARNELETWRPKLSDRAIVLIHNIHETGKESGVGRFFRELKSELPAFEFLHSQGLGIVVIGADAPAAVRNLSELADDRAIAAIRERFSHFGARWAAEDTIRQKNEQIAQLKDELASRAAGIEELKECLEQVRESAAFKDAQIAEHRYHLERINASPWWRLGMWVARRIETLLRIAKIQSTTDNVPRQSLQTNRSYQKWVELYDTISEQDRQAIKVHIQGLAYQPLISIVMPAYETPENLLREAIASVRSQLYRNWELCIVDDGSPSPTVARVLAELSACDSRIKWMRRESNGHISEASNFALTLASGEFVALMDHDDLLAEHALYEVVAELNRHPDADLIYSDEDRINDAGVRHSPYFKTDWNPELFLGQNMISHLGVYRRSILDKVGGFRVGYEGSQDYDLALRVVNVTRNEKIRHIPAVLYHWRGRSVNASFSETQLQQCVTAARRAKADYFSARGEAAKVLENPFVPSWEWIRRPIQSPSPLVSLIVPTRNRHDLLGPCLDGLLNRTNYQPIEVIIIDHESDHPETIALLDRWRADERVRIIRYEGDFNYSDMNNKAVTYARGEMIGLINNDIDVINSDWLSEMVSLAALPENGAIGAKLLYPNDLVQHAGVALGMTGGIAGHMYLNAMRHEIGYFGRLVLSSNVSAVTGACLVVRAAVFEEVGGLNSVDLPVSYNDVDLCLRIQAKGYRNVWTPFALLYHHESPSRGPDTAPDKIDRARREVEYIRRTWGDHLNNDPFFNPNLSLQSCSFELAFPPRRVKPWLCVGVE, via the coding sequence TTGACGAATGAAATGTCCGATGCTGTAACGCGTCGTCGTTCATTTTACGAAGGCTATCCGGTGTCGATTGAGGATCTGAATTTTCTGTTCTCGAAAGAAATCGAGCCGCTCTTCTGGTTTCCCGATCGGCTTGGGCGAAAAAGCGCGTGGTGGGGGCACGTCCCTTTCGCATCTTGGCTCACCGCAGTGAGCAAGCCCCGTGTGCTTGTTGAATTAGGTGCACATGATGGTGTGTCTTATGCGGCTTTTTGTGAAGCGGTTTTGAAATCACAGAACGAGACCCGTTGTTACGCTTTCGATGGTTCGGCAAGCGAGATGTCCGGGCGGTCGAATGGTACCGCTTTCGACAAACTCGAGGAGTTTCATGATCGGCGATATGCGGCGTTTTCACATCTTCTGCCGATGAAGAGTGGCGAGGCCTGCAAGTGCTTTGAGCCTGGAACCATCGACCTTTTGCACATAGGCGACTGCCCATCCTATGACGTGGCGCGGAACGAATTGGAAACCTGGCGACCGAAACTTTCGGATCGGGCCATCGTTCTCATCCACAATATTCATGAGACCGGCAAAGAGTCCGGGGTTGGGCGTTTCTTTCGCGAGCTGAAATCGGAGCTGCCCGCTTTCGAATTCTTGCATAGCCAAGGTCTTGGCATTGTCGTCATCGGCGCTGACGCGCCTGCCGCTGTGCGAAATCTTAGTGAACTGGCGGATGATCGCGCCATTGCCGCAATACGCGAACGGTTTTCGCATTTTGGTGCGCGCTGGGCGGCCGAGGATACGATCCGACAGAAGAATGAACAGATTGCGCAATTGAAGGATGAGTTGGCCTCGCGCGCAGCGGGCATTGAAGAACTGAAAGAATGCCTGGAACAGGTTCGCGAATCCGCCGCGTTCAAGGACGCGCAAATTGCCGAACATCGGTATCATCTTGAACGAATCAATGCGTCGCCATGGTGGCGACTTGGCATGTGGGTCGCCCGGCGGATCGAGACTCTGCTTCGGATAGCAAAGATCCAATCAACAACGGATAATGTCCCGCGCCAGTCTTTACAGACCAATCGCTCTTATCAAAAATGGGTCGAACTCTATGACACGATCTCTGAACAGGATAGGCAGGCGATCAAAGTCCATATCCAAGGGCTTGCCTATCAGCCGCTGATTTCAATTGTGATGCCCGCTTATGAGACGCCGGAAAATTTGCTCCGCGAGGCAATCGCTTCTGTTCGTTCTCAGCTTTATCGTAATTGGGAATTGTGCATCGTCGATGATGGTTCACCGTCGCCGACGGTCGCGCGCGTATTGGCGGAGCTGTCAGCATGCGATTCCCGGATCAAATGGATGCGGCGCGAATCAAACGGACATATTTCAGAGGCAAGCAATTTTGCCTTGACGTTGGCGAGCGGCGAATTTGTTGCGCTCATGGATCATGACGATCTTCTGGCGGAACACGCGCTGTATGAGGTCGTGGCCGAGCTGAACAGGCACCCTGATGCCGATCTCATCTATTCTGATGAGGATCGGATCAACGATGCCGGTGTTCGCCATTCACCTTATTTCAAGACGGATTGGAACCCAGAGCTGTTTTTGGGCCAGAATATGATCTCTCATCTTGGTGTGTATCGAAGATCGATCTTGGATAAGGTTGGTGGTTTCCGCGTCGGTTATGAGGGCAGCCAAGATTATGATTTGGCGCTGCGCGTCGTAAATGTGACGCGCAATGAAAAGATCAGGCATATTCCTGCCGTTCTTTATCATTGGCGCGGGCGTTCAGTGAACGCCTCTTTCTCCGAGACCCAACTTCAGCAGTGTGTCACGGCTGCGCGCCGCGCAAAGGCGGATTATTTTTCCGCGCGTGGCGAAGCCGCCAAAGTCCTTGAGAATCCGTTTGTTCCTTCTTGGGAGTGGATTCGTAGGCCAATCCAGTCTCCCTCACCTCTAGTGTCACTCATCGTTCCCACCCGTAATCGGCATGATCTGCTCGGGCCCTGTTTGGATGGCTTGCTCAATCGGACAAACTATCAGCCAATCGAAGTAATAATCATAGATCATGAAAGTGATCACCCTGAAACGATTGCGCTTCTTGATCGGTGGCGAGCCGACGAGCGGGTTCGAATCATACGTTATGAAGGAGATTTCAACTATTCGGACATGAACAATAAGGCCGTTACGTATGCGCGCGGTGAAATGATCGGCCTGATCAACAACGATATCGACGTGATCAATTCGGATTGGTTGTCGGAAATGGTGTCGCTTGCGGCGCTCCCGGAAAATGGTGCGATTGGCGCGAAGCTTCTCTACCCGAATGATCTTGTGCAGCACGCTGGAGTTGCCCTGGGGATGACCGGGGGTATCGCAGGCCACATGTATTTGAATGCTATGAGACATGAAATTGGGTATTTTGGCAGGCTTGTGTTGAGCTCCAACGTGTCAGCCGTGACGGGTGCCTGCCTCGTCGTCCGAGCCGCCGTGTTTGAAGAGGTAGGGGGCCTAAACTCGGTCGATCTACCTGTTTCATACAATGATGTTGATTTGTGTCTTAGGATCCAGGCGAAGGGCTATCGAAATGTCTGGACTCCATTTGCACTTCTTTACCACCATGAATCGCCATCACGTGGGCCGGATACAGCTCCTGACAAAATTGATAGGGCTCGGCGTGAGGTGGAGTACATCCGACGCACATGGGGAGATCATCTCAATAATGACCCATTTTTCAATCCGAATCTGTCATTGCAATCTTGCTCATTTGAGCTGGCTTTTCCGCCCCGAAGAGTGAAGCCGTGGCTCTGTGTTGGCGTGGAATGA